In Kineococcus endophyticus, a single window of DNA contains:
- a CDS encoding glycosyltransferase — protein MTTSTDQRPVESTPSSRPTLSVVVPAHDEARTLGRTLAALTSAAGGETPEVVVVANGCSDDTAEVARAAGARVVELGQASKAAALRAGDEAATAFPRIYLDADIVLTPGTLGHLAERLRRGDVHAASPSIRFDLRGSSWPVRAFYRAYAELPYVRSGLVGLGVYGMSEAGRSRFAQFPDVTSDDLFVQRLFAEHERGTSGGEFVVAAPRNLRNLLKVRTRTASGNAELSRTEHHDERGAGGRPVTVDASDDATAAAGGSATGNAPTFERSTSGTTSALAKLALSRPRLLPSAAVYTAVTIASRISARRRQTTAWQRDTSTR, from the coding sequence GTGACGACCAGCACGGACCAGCGGCCCGTCGAGTCGACCCCGTCCTCGCGTCCCACTCTGTCGGTCGTCGTCCCGGCCCACGACGAGGCCCGCACGCTGGGGCGCACGCTGGCCGCCCTGACGTCCGCCGCCGGTGGGGAGACCCCGGAGGTCGTCGTCGTGGCCAACGGCTGCAGCGACGACACCGCCGAGGTGGCCCGCGCGGCCGGCGCCCGCGTCGTGGAGCTCGGGCAGGCGTCCAAGGCCGCCGCCCTGCGCGCCGGGGACGAGGCGGCCACCGCCTTCCCCCGCATCTACCTCGACGCCGACATCGTGCTGACGCCCGGGACGCTCGGGCACCTGGCCGAGCGCCTGCGTCGCGGGGACGTGCACGCCGCGTCCCCGAGCATCCGGTTCGACCTGCGGGGGTCCTCGTGGCCCGTCCGCGCGTTCTACCGCGCGTACGCCGAACTGCCCTACGTCCGGTCCGGCCTCGTCGGGCTCGGCGTGTACGGGATGTCGGAGGCGGGCCGTTCGCGGTTCGCGCAGTTCCCCGACGTCACGAGCGACGACCTCTTCGTGCAGCGGCTCTTCGCCGAGCACGAGCGCGGCACGAGCGGCGGGGAGTTCGTCGTGGCCGCACCCAGGAACCTGCGCAACCTCCTCAAGGTGCGCACGAGGACCGCGTCGGGGAACGCGGAGCTCAGCAGGACCGAGCACCACGACGAACGAGGCGCCGGGGGGCGCCCGGTGACCGTCGACGCGTCGGACGACGCGACGGCCGCTGCCGGCGGGAGCGCCACGGGGAACGCACCAACCTTCGAGAGGTCGACGTCGGGAACGACGAGCGCCCTCGCGAAGCTCGCACTGTCCCGTCCACGACTGCTTCCGTCCGCCGCCGTCTACACCGCCGTCACCATCGCGTCCCGGATCTCCGCTCGCCGCAGGCAGACCACTGCCTGGCAGCGGGACACGTCCACTCGCTGA
- a CDS encoding sugar transferase, which yields MAAEELRLLPSQRRRVIDAPTVPLPENHQPFLPVALPTSLRRSSAPGPHRQPVWQRQYSRTIAVTDALAALVGAVLGYLLRFGDAPHAVGPSVAWTMALLPPVWVVSMLLFRAYEPRFHGVGSEEFQRVLLAGTTVVALVGTVSWAFALDVARGFVVIALPVAGVLTVAARLAVRRYLHHRRAAGECMQSTVVAGHPGAVASLVRQVQRNTDHGLRVDGACTPDGRSTPELDALGVPVLGSLDDIADVARDVDVDVVATLTCPELDGPVLRRLGWELEDTRADLVVAPALTDVVGPRVVIRPVSGLPLLHVDRPELRGIRHAGKALFDRGSAALGLLLLSPLFLLVAIAIKVDDPGPVFFRQTRVGRDGREFSMVKFRSMVTDAEKLLIDLREQSEGNGLLFKMRRDPRVTRVGTLLRRYSLDELPQLFNVVGGSMSLVGPRPPLPREVAEYGTDLRRRLLVKPGLTGLWQVSGRSDLDLEESTRLDLQYVENWSPAFDVMILAKTAQAVFGGRGAY from the coding sequence ATGGCTGCCGAGGAACTGCGTCTGCTGCCGAGCCAGCGACGACGCGTGATCGATGCACCGACCGTCCCGCTGCCGGAGAACCATCAGCCGTTCCTGCCCGTCGCGCTGCCGACCTCGCTGCGGCGGTCCTCGGCCCCCGGGCCGCACCGGCAGCCTGTGTGGCAGCGGCAGTACAGCCGGACCATCGCCGTCACGGACGCCCTCGCGGCGCTCGTCGGCGCCGTCCTGGGCTACCTGCTCCGCTTCGGCGACGCCCCCCACGCCGTCGGCCCGTCCGTCGCGTGGACGATGGCGCTGCTCCCGCCGGTGTGGGTCGTCTCGATGCTCCTCTTCCGCGCCTACGAACCGCGGTTCCACGGGGTCGGGTCCGAGGAGTTCCAGCGCGTGCTGCTCGCCGGCACGACGGTGGTCGCCCTCGTCGGGACCGTCTCCTGGGCCTTCGCGCTCGACGTGGCCCGCGGCTTCGTCGTCATCGCGCTGCCGGTCGCGGGCGTGCTCACCGTCGCCGCCCGGCTGGCCGTTCGGCGCTACCTGCACCACCGCCGCGCCGCGGGGGAGTGCATGCAGTCCACCGTCGTGGCCGGGCACCCCGGTGCCGTCGCCTCGCTCGTGCGGCAGGTGCAGCGCAACACCGACCACGGCCTGCGCGTCGACGGGGCCTGCACGCCCGACGGGCGCAGCACCCCCGAACTGGACGCGCTCGGCGTCCCCGTCCTGGGGTCCCTGGACGACATCGCGGACGTCGCGCGCGACGTCGACGTCGACGTCGTCGCGACCCTGACGTGCCCCGAACTCGACGGCCCCGTCCTGCGGCGCCTCGGGTGGGAGCTCGAGGACACCCGCGCCGACCTCGTCGTGGCGCCGGCGCTCACCGACGTCGTCGGCCCGCGCGTCGTCATCCGCCCCGTCTCCGGCCTGCCGCTGCTGCACGTGGACCGGCCCGAGCTGCGCGGCATCCGGCACGCCGGAAAGGCCCTGTTCGACCGCGGCAGCGCGGCCCTCGGCCTGCTCCTGCTGTCCCCGCTGTTCCTCCTCGTCGCGATCGCCATCAAGGTCGACGACCCGGGCCCGGTGTTCTTCCGGCAGACCCGCGTGGGCCGCGACGGCCGCGAGTTCTCCATGGTCAAGTTCCGCTCCATGGTCACCGACGCCGAGAAGCTGCTCATCGACCTGCGCGAGCAGTCCGAGGGCAACGGCCTGCTGTTCAAGATGCGTCGCGACCCCCGGGTGACGCGCGTCGGGACGCTGCTGCGCCGCTACTCCCTCGACGAGCTCCCGCAGCTGTTCAACGTGGTCGGCGGCAGCATGTCGCTCGTCGGTCCGCGGCCCCCGCTGCCCCGCGAGGTCGCCGAGTACGGCACCGACCTGCGCCGGCGGCTGCTGGTCAAGCCCGGCCTGACGGGCCTGTGGCAGGTGTCCGGCCGGTCCGACCTCGACCTCGAGGAGTCGACGCGGCTGGACCTGCAGTACGTCGAGAACTGGTCGCCCGCGTTCGACGTCATGATCCTTGCCAAGACGGCCCAGGCCGTCTTCGGCGGGCGTGGCGCGTACTGA
- a CDS encoding GNAT family N-acetyltransferase: MTPGWPVELREGSVRLRPLRRRDAAVWRSVRAANASWLRPWEATSPEGSGPAPSFPQMVRGFSREARAGRMLPFVVELDGALVGQITVSGITWGSLRSAHVGYWIDRRVAGRGTIPVALALVADHCFGTLRLHRVEVNIRPENAASLRVAEKLGMRDEGLRKAYLHIDGAWRDHRTFALTAGEVPEGLLARYRATQRAR; the protein is encoded by the coding sequence GTGACCCCCGGCTGGCCCGTCGAACTGCGCGAGGGGTCCGTCCGGTTGCGTCCCCTGCGACGCCGCGACGCCGCGGTGTGGCGTTCGGTGCGCGCCGCGAACGCGTCCTGGCTGCGTCCGTGGGAGGCCACCTCGCCGGAGGGGAGCGGGCCGGCGCCGAGTTTCCCGCAGATGGTCCGGGGTTTCTCCCGCGAGGCCCGCGCCGGGCGCATGCTGCCGTTCGTCGTGGAACTCGACGGTGCGCTCGTCGGGCAGATCACCGTCTCGGGCATCACGTGGGGTTCGCTGCGCTCCGCGCACGTCGGGTACTGGATCGACCGCCGCGTCGCCGGCCGCGGGACGATCCCCGTCGCCCTGGCCCTCGTGGCCGACCACTGCTTCGGAACCCTTCGGCTGCACCGGGTCGAGGTGAACATCCGGCCGGAGAACGCGGCGTCGCTGCGGGTCGCGGAGAAGCTCGGCATGCGCGACGAGGGGTTGCGCAAGGCCTACCTGCACATCGACGGCGCGTGGCGCGACCACCGGACGTTCGCGCTCACGGCGGGAGAGGTCCCCGAGGGGTTGCTGGCCCGGTACCGGGCCACCCAGCGCGCGCGCTGA
- a CDS encoding MogA/MoaB family molybdenum cofactor biosynthesis protein, protein MAERTALVVTVSNRASAGVYTDTSGPVAVEGLRDMGFSVDGPVVVPDGDPVEEALRDAVAAGYDVVVTNGGTGLSPLDLTPERTLRVLDYLVPGVPEAIRAAGAAAGVPTAVLSRGVAGVAGRTVVVNLPGSVGGVRDGVAVLAGFLPHAVEQVHGGDHPRVPPAGAGR, encoded by the coding sequence ATGGCTGAGCGCACAGCACTCGTCGTGACGGTCTCGAACCGGGCGTCCGCCGGCGTCTACACCGACACCTCCGGCCCCGTGGCCGTCGAGGGGCTGCGGGACATGGGGTTCAGCGTCGACGGCCCCGTCGTCGTCCCCGACGGCGACCCCGTCGAGGAGGCGTTGCGCGACGCCGTCGCCGCCGGGTACGACGTCGTCGTGACCAACGGCGGCACGGGGCTCAGCCCCCTGGACCTCACCCCCGAACGCACCCTGCGCGTGCTCGACTACCTCGTCCCCGGTGTGCCCGAGGCGATCCGGGCCGCCGGCGCCGCCGCGGGCGTCCCGACGGCCGTGCTGTCGCGCGGGGTCGCGGGCGTCGCGGGCCGCACCGTCGTCGTCAACCTGCCGGGGTCCGTCGGCGGGGTCCGCGACGGGGTCGCCGTGCTCGCGGGGTTCCTGCCGCACGCCGTCGAACAGGTGCACGGCGGCGACCACCCGCGCGTGCCGCCCGCCGGAGCCGGACGGTGA
- the moaC gene encoding cyclic pyranopterin monophosphate synthase MoaC produces MVDVSAKPVTVREARAEGYVRCTQAVLDLLADGGLPKGDALAVARIAGLQAAKRTPDLVPLAHPVAVHAVEVDIVPVSTPGLTGVHITAAVRTADRTGIEMEALTCVAVAGLTFVDMVKAVDKRTVLDGVRVTAKSGGRSGDWTVDG; encoded by the coding sequence ATGGTGGACGTCTCCGCCAAGCCGGTCACCGTGCGGGAGGCGCGCGCCGAGGGGTACGTCCGCTGCACGCAGGCCGTGCTGGACCTGCTCGCCGACGGCGGCCTGCCCAAGGGCGACGCCCTCGCCGTGGCGCGCATCGCGGGCCTGCAAGCGGCCAAACGCACCCCGGACCTCGTCCCGCTGGCGCATCCTGTGGCGGTGCACGCCGTCGAGGTCGACATCGTCCCCGTGAGCACGCCCGGGCTGACCGGCGTGCACATCACGGCCGCCGTGCGCACGGCGGACCGCACGGGCATCGAGATGGAGGCGCTGACCTGCGTCGCCGTCGCCGGTCTGACGTTCGTCGACATGGTCAAGGCCGTCGACAAGCGGACCGTCCTGGACGGCGTGCGGGTCACGGCCAAGAGCGGCGGCCGGTCGGGGGACTGGACCGTCGATGGCTGA
- the glp gene encoding molybdotransferase-like divisome protein Glp: protein MSAAPLTSVAAHRQSCLDLVRPLPPLDLALRDALGCVLAEDVVSPRPLPAFDNSAMDGYAVRVRDVEAASEENPVGLPVVGDIAAGRADTLRLVGGTTARIMTGAPVPQGTEAVVPVEWTDRGVSHVTIRRAPAPGQHIRLAGEDAPAGTLVLEAGTRLEPRHIGVLAALGRARVRVRPRPRVVVVSTGTEVVEPGVTLARGQLHDANGYLLTAAVEDVGALGYRVGVVADDGRELAAVLDDQLVRADVVITSGGVSEGAYDTVKEVLSAPGAHAVRFDRVAVQPGMPQGLGTLGEQGVPVFTLPGNPVSSFVSFEVFVRPALRRMLGDEGPDPQRPRVRAVAGTGWTSPPAKEQYVRAAWTRGADGRFVVEPVSGHGSHLVTALARATCLAVVPVGVAEVAPGDEVECVLLGPLPQEAALDVPVGHP, encoded by the coding sequence GTGAGTGCTGCACCCCTGACCTCGGTGGCGGCGCACCGGCAGTCCTGCCTGGACCTGGTGCGGCCGCTGCCGCCGCTCGACCTCGCCCTGCGCGACGCCCTCGGCTGCGTCCTGGCCGAGGACGTCGTGAGCCCCCGGCCGCTGCCCGCCTTCGACAACTCCGCGATGGACGGCTACGCGGTCCGGGTGCGCGACGTCGAGGCGGCGAGCGAGGAGAACCCCGTCGGTCTGCCCGTCGTCGGCGACATCGCCGCCGGGCGGGCCGACACCCTGCGCCTGGTCGGCGGGACGACCGCGCGGATCATGACCGGAGCCCCCGTCCCGCAGGGCACCGAGGCCGTCGTCCCCGTCGAGTGGACCGACCGCGGCGTCTCGCACGTCACGATCCGCCGCGCGCCGGCCCCCGGTCAGCACATCCGCCTCGCCGGTGAGGACGCCCCGGCCGGCACCCTCGTGCTGGAGGCGGGCACCCGCCTGGAACCCCGTCACATCGGCGTCCTCGCCGCGCTCGGTCGCGCCCGGGTCCGCGTGCGGCCCCGGCCGCGCGTCGTCGTCGTCTCCACGGGCACCGAGGTCGTCGAACCCGGCGTGACCCTGGCCCGCGGCCAGCTGCACGACGCCAACGGCTACCTCCTGACCGCGGCCGTCGAGGACGTCGGGGCCCTCGGCTACCGCGTCGGCGTCGTCGCCGACGATGGCCGCGAGCTCGCCGCCGTCCTGGACGACCAGCTCGTGCGGGCCGACGTCGTCATCACCTCCGGCGGGGTCAGCGAGGGGGCGTACGACACCGTCAAGGAGGTGCTGTCGGCCCCCGGCGCGCACGCCGTCCGCTTCGACCGCGTCGCCGTCCAGCCCGGCATGCCGCAGGGGCTGGGGACGCTGGGGGAGCAGGGCGTCCCCGTCTTCACGCTGCCCGGCAACCCCGTCAGCTCCTTCGTCTCCTTCGAGGTGTTCGTGCGCCCGGCGCTGCGCCGCATGCTCGGCGACGAGGGGCCGGACCCCCAGCGGCCCCGGGTGCGGGCCGTCGCCGGCACCGGCTGGACGTCACCGCCCGCCAAGGAGCAGTACGTCCGCGCGGCCTGGACGCGCGGTGCCGACGGCCGCTTCGTCGTCGAACCCGTCTCCGGGCACGGGTCCCACCTCGTGACCGCCCTCGCCCGCGCCACCTGCCTGGCCGTCGTCCCCGTCGGGGTCGCCGAGGTGGCCCCCGGCGACGAGGTGGAGTGCGTCCTGCTGGGCCCGCTGCCGCAGGAGGCGGCGCTGGACGTGCCGGTGGGGCACCCGTGA
- the galU gene encoding UTP--glucose-1-phosphate uridylyltransferase GalU — protein MTERDERPGRTVRKAVIPAAGQGTRFLPATKAMPKEMLPVVDTPAIQYIVEEAVRAGLTDVLMITGRNKRSLEDHFDRNVELEVGLEKKGDSAKLARVQESTDLAQVHYVRQGDPKGLGHAVAVAEQHVGDEPFVVLLGDDIVDSRDPLLDVMIKVREEHGGSVVAFMEVPEDQIHLYGCAVAEPTGTTDVVKVSGLVEKPKREEAPSNLAIIGRYLLDPAVFAVLRDTPPGKGGEIQLTDALQVLAQGDGPGYGVHGVVFRGRRYDTGDKLDYIKAVVRLASERADIGSDLREWLGEFVASGAGVQD, from the coding sequence ATGACTGAACGCGACGAGCGTCCCGGCCGCACGGTGCGCAAGGCCGTGATCCCCGCCGCCGGTCAGGGAACCCGCTTCCTGCCGGCCACGAAGGCGATGCCCAAGGAGATGCTGCCGGTGGTGGACACCCCGGCCATCCAGTACATCGTCGAGGAGGCCGTCCGCGCCGGGCTCACCGACGTCCTGATGATCACCGGGCGCAACAAGCGCTCCCTCGAGGACCACTTCGACCGCAACGTCGAGCTCGAGGTCGGGCTGGAGAAGAAGGGCGACTCGGCCAAGCTGGCCCGCGTCCAGGAGTCCACCGACCTCGCCCAGGTGCACTACGTCCGCCAGGGCGACCCCAAGGGCCTCGGGCACGCCGTGGCCGTGGCCGAGCAGCACGTCGGCGACGAACCGTTCGTCGTCCTGCTCGGCGACGACATCGTCGACTCCCGCGACCCCCTGCTCGACGTCATGATCAAGGTGCGCGAGGAGCACGGCGGCAGCGTCGTGGCCTTCATGGAGGTCCCCGAGGACCAGATCCACCTCTACGGCTGCGCCGTGGCCGAGCCGACCGGCACGACCGACGTCGTCAAGGTCTCGGGCCTGGTGGAGAAGCCCAAGCGCGAGGAGGCCCCGAGCAACCTCGCCATCATCGGCCGCTACCTGCTCGACCCGGCCGTCTTCGCCGTGCTGCGCGACACCCCGCCCGGCAAGGGCGGGGAGATCCAGCTGACCGACGCCCTGCAGGTCCTCGCCCAGGGCGACGGCCCCGGGTACGGCGTCCACGGCGTCGTGTTCCGCGGCCGCCGGTACGACACCGGCGACAAGCTCGACTACATCAAGGCCGTCGTGCGCCTCGCCAGCGAGCGCGCCGACATCGGCTCGGACCTGCGCGAGTGGCTCGGCGAGTTCGTCGCGTCCGGTGCAGGAGTGCAGGACTGA
- a CDS encoding 5-formyltetrahydrofolate cyclo-ligase — protein sequence MPTPDTVLDAGSPSDPASATGDLSVRRDLSVEPDVLAVDARKRALRHDIRAARRAVPPEDAAAVDAAVARVLLDCPLLGGASRVAAYTSLPGEPGTRASLAELRRRDVEVLLPVLLPDGDLDWELRPAGATPGHLGVHAIASADLVVVPALAVDTAGRRLGQGGGSYDRALRRVPARVPVVAVVHDEELLDAAVSPLPALPHDQLVQAVVTPTRWLWLAT from the coding sequence GTGCCCACACCCGACACCGTCCTCGACGCCGGCTCGCCGTCCGACCCGGCATCCGCCACGGGGGACCTCTCCGTCCGGCGGGACCTGTCCGTGGAACCGGACGTCCTCGCCGTCGACGCCCGCAAACGTGCTCTGCGGCACGACATCAGGGCGGCCCGTCGCGCAGTGCCACCCGAGGACGCCGCCGCGGTCGACGCCGCCGTCGCCCGGGTCCTGCTCGACTGCCCGCTGCTGGGGGGCGCCAGCCGCGTGGCCGCCTACACGTCCCTGCCCGGGGAGCCCGGCACCCGCGCGTCGCTGGCCGAGCTGCGCCGCCGCGACGTCGAGGTGCTGCTGCCCGTGCTCCTGCCCGACGGCGACCTGGACTGGGAGCTGCGACCGGCCGGCGCCACCCCGGGGCACCTGGGCGTGCACGCGATCGCGAGCGCCGACCTGGTCGTCGTGCCCGCCCTGGCCGTCGACACCGCCGGCCGCCGGCTGGGCCAGGGCGGCGGCAGCTACGACCGCGCGCTGCGCCGGGTCCCCGCGCGGGTCCCCGTCGTCGCCGTCGTGCACGACGAGGAGCTGCTCGACGCAGCGGTCAGCCCGCTGCCCGCCCTCCCCCACGACCAGCTCGTCCAGGCCGTCGTGACGCCGACGCGCTGGCTCTGGCTCGCGACCTGA
- a CDS encoding phytoene desaturase family protein, giving the protein MRGTATVVGSGPNGLSAAVVLARAGLEVTVLEARDRVGGACTDAELLGPGVVTDLGSAVHPFAVASPFFRDLPLERHGLRWRHGRYPVGHPLDDGPAAVLPHDLEEAAEGLGRDGRAWHALFAGPVARWEELVPDVLGPLLRVPSSPLALGLFGARAAWPAAAFVRTVFREEPARALFAGMAAHALQPHTQVLTSAFGALFGAAAHATGWPVPEGGSGAITRALHGVLTENGGRVETGHTVRSLADLPPADVTLLDVTPRQLLALGADRLPARYAEGLRRWSYGPGAHKVDYLLDGPVPWRDPRLADAVTVHLGGTAREVATAEADVVAGRHPDRPFVLLAQQDAADPGRAPGGQRVVWAYAHTPQGSADPHVGERVDRQVERFAPGFRDRIVGRVETSPAQLEEWDANLVGGDVGGGALTLRQQLFRPVVGLSPYRVPLPGTYLCSAATPPGGGVHGMCGFHAANVALRDLARSRRVARCPALRAGSSTRLDE; this is encoded by the coding sequence GTGAGGGGCACCGCGACCGTCGTCGGCTCGGGCCCCAACGGGTTGTCCGCCGCCGTCGTCCTGGCCCGTGCCGGTCTCGAGGTCACCGTCCTGGAGGCCCGCGACCGGGTGGGCGGGGCCTGCACCGACGCCGAACTCCTCGGCCCGGGGGTCGTGACCGACCTGGGGTCGGCGGTCCACCCGTTCGCGGTCGCGAGCCCCTTCTTCCGCGACCTCCCGCTGGAACGGCACGGGCTGCGCTGGCGGCACGGGCGCTACCCCGTCGGCCACCCCCTCGACGACGGACCGGCCGCCGTGCTCCCGCACGACCTCGAGGAGGCCGCCGAGGGGCTCGGGCGGGACGGCCGGGCCTGGCACGCGCTCTTCGCCGGGCCCGTGGCACGGTGGGAGGAGCTCGTCCCCGACGTCCTGGGCCCGTTGCTGCGGGTGCCGTCCTCCCCGCTGGCCCTCGGCCTCTTCGGGGCGCGGGCGGCCTGGCCGGCGGCCGCCTTCGTGCGGACGGTGTTCCGCGAGGAACCCGCGCGGGCGCTGTTCGCGGGCATGGCCGCCCACGCCCTGCAGCCGCACACGCAGGTGCTCACGTCCGCGTTCGGTGCGCTGTTCGGCGCCGCCGCCCACGCCACGGGGTGGCCCGTCCCCGAGGGCGGCTCCGGCGCCATCACCCGTGCGCTGCACGGGGTCCTGACCGAGAACGGCGGTCGCGTCGAGACGGGTCACACCGTCCGCTCGCTCGCCGACCTGCCTCCCGCCGACGTCACCCTGCTCGACGTCACGCCCCGCCAGCTCCTCGCGCTCGGCGCCGACCGGCTGCCCGCGCGCTACGCCGAGGGGCTGCGGCGCTGGAGCTACGGCCCCGGCGCGCACAAGGTCGACTACCTCCTCGACGGGCCCGTCCCGTGGCGCGACCCGCGGCTGGCCGACGCCGTCACCGTGCACCTCGGGGGGACGGCCCGCGAGGTCGCCACCGCCGAGGCCGACGTCGTCGCCGGTCGCCACCCGGACCGCCCGTTCGTCCTCCTCGCCCAGCAGGACGCCGCCGACCCCGGCCGCGCACCCGGCGGGCAGCGCGTCGTCTGGGCCTACGCCCACACCCCCCAGGGCTCGGCCGACCCCCACGTCGGGGAACGGGTGGACCGTCAGGTCGAGCGGTTCGCGCCGGGGTTCCGCGACCGGATCGTCGGACGCGTCGAGACGAGCCCGGCGCAGCTGGAGGAGTGGGACGCCAACCTCGTCGGCGGGGACGTCGGCGGGGGAGCGCTCACGTTGCGGCAGCAGCTCTTCCGGCCCGTCGTCGGGCTCTCGCCCTACCGCGTCCCGCTGCCCGGGACGTACCTGTGCTCGGCCGCCACGCCGCCCGGCGGCGGGGTGCACGGGATGTGCGGGTTCCACGCCGCCAACGTCGCGCTGCGCGACCTCGCCCGGTCCCGCCGGGTGGCTCGTTGTCCGGCGCTGCGCGCCGGCTCCAGCACCCGGCTCGACGAGTGA
- a CDS encoding potassium/proton antiporter, which translates to MSTVVRALRFGMTLEEFSRVLLLASGVLLLAVLAVRLSARTGLPSLLLYLALGLVLGEDGLGIPFGDAEIAQVLGYGALVLILAEGGLTTRWDAIKGVLAPASVLATVGTTVSIGVVGVGAHLLLQTSWPVSFLLGAVVSSTDAAAVFSVLRSVPLPQRLSGVLEAESGLNDAPVVIAVIALTEVAAGHSDHAWWFYLAEAVFELGLGTVVGVGVGAAGAFLLRRSALPSSGLYPVAVLALAVGAFAVADVLHASGFLATYLCGLVLGNARLPHRHATRGFAEAFGWLAQIGLFVMLGLLANPSRLPSAVFDALLLGLVLTLLARPVSVVLSLAGFRLPRPDLAFLSWAGLRGAVPVVLATVPVVAGIDGSERLFDIVLVLVVVFTLVQAPTLAPLARTLGLVTAAPTTDLDVEVSPLGTLSADVVQVRVGPRSRLHGVEVFELRLPRGANVSLVARDGATFVPQPRTVLRHGDDLLVVTGTAERRQVEERLQAVSRDGKLAGWRQA; encoded by the coding sequence GTGAGCACCGTAGTCCGCGCGTTACGGTTCGGCATGACCCTGGAGGAGTTCAGCCGCGTGCTGCTGCTGGCCTCCGGAGTCCTGCTGCTCGCGGTGCTCGCCGTGCGCCTGTCGGCCCGGACCGGACTGCCCTCCCTGCTGCTCTACCTGGCCCTCGGTCTCGTCCTGGGCGAGGACGGGCTGGGCATCCCCTTCGGGGACGCGGAGATCGCGCAGGTCCTCGGGTACGGGGCGCTCGTCCTCATCCTGGCCGAGGGCGGTCTGACGACCCGGTGGGACGCGATCAAGGGCGTGCTGGCCCCGGCCTCCGTCCTGGCCACCGTCGGCACGACCGTCTCGATCGGCGTCGTGGGCGTCGGCGCGCACCTGCTGCTGCAGACGAGCTGGCCGGTGTCCTTCCTCCTGGGCGCGGTCGTCTCCTCCACCGACGCGGCCGCGGTGTTCTCGGTGCTGCGCTCGGTGCCGCTGCCGCAGCGGTTGTCCGGGGTGCTGGAGGCCGAGTCGGGCCTCAACGACGCCCCCGTGGTCATCGCGGTCATCGCACTCACGGAGGTCGCCGCCGGGCACTCCGACCACGCGTGGTGGTTCTACCTGGCCGAGGCGGTGTTCGAACTCGGGCTCGGCACGGTCGTCGGGGTCGGCGTCGGGGCCGCAGGGGCCTTCCTGCTGCGCCGCAGCGCGTTGCCGAGTTCCGGGCTCTACCCGGTCGCGGTGCTGGCGCTGGCCGTGGGGGCCTTCGCGGTGGCCGACGTCCTGCACGCCTCGGGGTTCCTCGCGACGTACCTGTGCGGGCTCGTCCTCGGGAACGCGCGGTTGCCGCACCGGCACGCGACGCGGGGTTTCGCCGAGGCGTTCGGCTGGCTCGCCCAGATCGGCCTGTTCGTCATGCTCGGGCTGCTGGCGAACCCCTCCCGGCTGCCGTCGGCGGTCTTCGACGCGCTGCTGCTCGGTCTCGTGCTCACCCTCCTGGCCCGGCCGGTCTCGGTCGTCCTCTCCCTCGCGGGGTTCCGGCTGCCGCGGCCGGACCTGGCGTTCCTGTCGTGGGCGGGATTGCGCGGCGCCGTGCCGGTCGTGCTGGCCACGGTGCCGGTGGTGGCGGGGATCGACGGCTCGGAGCGGCTCTTCGACATCGTGCTCGTCCTAGTCGTCGTCTTCACGCTCGTGCAGGCGCCGACCCTGGCCCCGCTGGCCCGCACGCTGGGGCTCGTGACGGCAGCGCCGACGACCGACCTGGACGTCGAGGTGTCCCCGCTGGGCACGCTGTCGGCGGACGTCGTGCAGGTGCGGGTGGGTCCGCGGTCCCGGCTGCACGGGGTGGAGGTGTTCGAGCTGCGGCTGCCGCGCGGGGCCAACGTGAGCCTCGTGGCGCGCGACGGGGCGACGTTCGTGCCGCAGCCGCGGACGGTCCTGCGCCACGGCGACGACCTGCTCGTCGTGACGGGCACGGCCGAGCGCCGGCAGGTCGAGGAGCGGCTGCAGGCCGTCAGCCGGGACGGCAAGCTCGCGGGCTGGCGCCAGGCCTGA